One Gadus chalcogrammus isolate NIFS_2021 chromosome 4, NIFS_Gcha_1.0, whole genome shotgun sequence DNA segment encodes these proteins:
- the LOC130381685 gene encoding SIN3-HDAC complex-associated factor-like: MFGFHKPKMYRSLEGCCICRAKSSSSRFTHSQRYEPHLQACFSLGEVRYGDICNACVLLVKRWKKLPEGSKKNWNHVVDTKGGSSLKTALKTKRRRKSRPSHHSRGDKHLKTLNSDAHSSSSTSPPPSPSYSNQSDEGSDTEARPGHAHSTAFTFLDLTYWKRRRVCCGIVYAGRYGEVIIDPQLFKPCCRKLPVEVVEQEKVEQRVEERMDEQKVEQQQQKVEQRQKVVEQKLEQQKVEVEKKEEEEEEEEEGHTETARSSQCPRVQQEVSVE, translated from the exons CCACAAGCCCAAGATGTACCGGAGCCTGGAGGGCTGCTGCATCTGCAGGGCCAAGTCCTCCAGCTCGCGCTTCACCCACAGCCAGCGCTACGAGCCCCACCTCCAGGCCTGCTTCAG ccTGGGGGAGGTGCGTTACGGGGACATCTGTAACGCCTGCGTCCTGCTGGTGAAGAGGTGGAAGAAGCTTCCGGAAGGTTCGAAGAAGAACTGGAACCAC GTGGTGGACACCAAAGGGGGGTCCAGTCTGAAGACCGCCCtgaagacgaagaggaggaggaagagtcggCCGAGCCACCACAGCCGGGGGGACAAGCACCTCAAAACACTGA actccgACGCCCacagctcctccagcacctcccctCCACCGTCGCCTAGCTACAGCAACCAATCAGACGAGGGCTCGGACACGGAGGCCAGgcctggccacgcccactccaCAGCGTTCACCTTCCTGGACCTCACCTACTGGAAACG GCGACGTGTGTGCTGTGGCATCGTCTACGCCGGCCGCTACGGCGAGGTCATCATCGACCCCCAGCTGTTCAAACCGTGCTGTCGCAAGCTGcccgtggaggtggtggagcaggagaaggtggagcaaagggtggaggagcggATGGATGAGCAGaaggtggagcagcagcagcagaaggtgGAGCAGCGGCAGAAGGTGGTGGAGCAGAAGTTGGAGCAGCAGAAGGTGGAGgtagagaagaaggaggaggaggaggaggaggaggaggaagggcacACTGAGACGGCAAGGAGCTCCCAGTGTCCTCGGGTCCAACAGGAAGTGAGTGTGGAGTGA